The window TACAATAGCATCGTCCATATGTATGGTTTGAACTAGGGGCCTTTGAACCACCGACAACAACAAAGCAAATGATTAATTCTTATAACtttgaaattatatatcaaGAAGTGGAATAGAGAACACACACGAACATGGTCATATATGCTGTTAAGGTTTGGTTGGTTTGTTCattttaaaaacttctattaCGAATTATTTGACTTAAAAAAGACAGCACAGATGAAAGTATCTTAAGGAAATATCTACGTGAAGCTGTGGAAATAGACCACTAATGAGCGGGACTGCGTACGCAGTAAATTTTAAGTAGATAAGATGACAGTATAGTAATGGTCCATACAATCTAATAACAACTCAGAATAATGCGAGAGACAAGAGAAGGTAAGGTGAAAACAAAAGAAGTAAATGGCCTAAGTTTAAAAAGTATGGAGCTCCATTATTGTGCTAGAAAAAAGGAACggagaaagagaaagatcaccttcacaaaataaatatactacCCAACAAAACCAAAACTCCCAAACTGACCCCAAAGTTTACACGTGTCGTCATAGAACCTGCGTTCCCTGGACCTCCCGCCTGTCCGGGAGTGGTCGAGGCGCCACCTCCCGGAGCAGAGGCGGGAGGGTCAGAGCCACTAAATCTCAGCACGGCTGTAGATTTCAAATTTGACGGAGTAAAAGGATGAATTCCAATACGGCCGTTGGTCACATTCCCGCCGATCTGCCACACCTGGTTCACGCTATCCTCTCCCGCCGGAACCTTAACCGACGTGTGAATCACGACTCTGTTCCCGGTCAAGGCTTCGGTGCGTAGATCCCAAAAGTCGAAGGCGAGTTTTCCTTGGACGAGAGTACTATAGCTACTGATGTTGTACGTCTTCACGACGGGAGCCACACCGGGTCCGGATCTGAGTGCTACAAAGGCTTGAGACCCGGCCATTCCAGTCCCCGTGGGGTTGATAGCCCAAGCGACCCAGCCGCTGGGTCGAGCTGGAGTGGCGACAAATGCGATGGAGAGAGATGAGTTGGTTTCATTGTAAGTGTAGTGGAGGTAGGAGTCGAGTACGGGAAGGTCTAGGCAAGTCTGAAAGGGAGTTTTCTGGGTGGTGAGTATGTTCTGTGTAGAGCAAGTTTGTGAAACCGCCGGTGAGATGAGAGAAACGAAACAAGCAACGGCTAAGACAATAAGAAGAGAGGAATGAGAAGCCATGGTTGAGTTCTGGtgttatgtgtgtgtgtatttgatAAAGATTTTAGACATGTAACGTTAGGCTATATAGACGGTAATAATATCCTAAAGTTATGGAAGTGATTCAGTGCACCGCTTCCTACGATGAAGGAATCAGGTAAGGTCCGTTAGGATGATGCCACGTGCTGAGTTGACTGCTTGATAAGAAAAAGTCACGTTCACGATGTGAATCGGTGTTTGTTGAAAACAAAAAGATCGGTGATGATTTAAAACGAAGGAAGAATTTGGGTAGAGAGAGCATGTGGAGAGTGCGTGTTCTTTTTGGAAGTTGACTGCAAGTGGCGTCTTTGTTATACTTTATTACTATTTGTCAACTTAAGGTTTTGTGTGCAGTGCAGTCAAGATGGGTtggaatgtaattttttttttttgaatgcatGACTTTTACCTTGGGCGTCGCTGTgagataaaaaatagaaaaagttttTTGAACTGAAATAAAAGCAGACGGAGCTTTGTATATAAATTTCAGATAAACACAGATTCTGCTTATTTGTACTATTAGTTGTTTGAGGGAATATAATGTGGTGTTGCCGTGATTTATGCATGCATTCAGCAAAAAGAAACTTATTAGTTAGTTAACTATACACATGACTTTTATCTTGATTCTCGGTGTATTTAAACGCGCATATAGGCTTTGATTGGTAACATGTAGTACACTTGATTTAAGTTGAGTTAAGCATCTaaatcaaaaatgttaccaatcaTGAATTAGTTTTAAGATTTTGAAGTTGTGTTTGAGTTATAATTGACTATAATTGAGTTACAATTTTGAGTTATAACCTTTGTAAAAATGATAACTCAAATCTAAAATCTACATCAACAAAAAGCTCATGTATTAAGATTTGagttaaaagaaaaatttgGGTTTTTCAATTAACTACCCACTACCTTCTGAATATTAacaatttaacaaaaaattataatacataACCACGTAGCCTTTACGTttagtttatattatttaatacaaTATACTTAACAATTTATTATGGTTATATACTAGTTAGCCAAAGTTTTTCTCTAAATTATACCAAAAAAGCTTTTCTAAAATcacattttcattttaattagttaaaaaaatctataattttagTTGTTAATTTTCTTTGGTGATTAAAAagttatgtaaataaaatatttgtataagttccaattaaatattcaattaaatttttctattaatttttatttttttaatattgtttggtaattaaaaattaatgtaCATAAAATTTCAACATCCTtagttaattttgatttatgtattttgttttttcaaattttattattaaaatattatttatattttaaaataatatatactgcaacttatacatcaaaaatgttaccaatcaaataatattgataaaataataactcaTATTTTTACTGCGAACTCACCACATTAATCTACAGTTTCTACCACATAGTTTTTACTGCAATTTACATCAAATCGTATATTTTATTGTAACTCAACTCTAATACTACGTGTCACcagtcactacaagaaaacattaa is drawn from Brassica rapa cultivar Chiifu-401-42 chromosome A05, CAAS_Brap_v3.01, whole genome shotgun sequence and contains these coding sequences:
- the LOC103870673 gene encoding auxin-induced in root cultures protein 12, yielding MASHSSLLIVLAVACFVSLISPAVSQTCSTQNILTTQKTPFQTCLDLPVLDSYLHYTYNETNSSLSIAFVATPARPSGWVAWAINPTGTGMAGSQAFVALRSGPGVAPVVKTYNISSYSTLVQGKLAFDFWDLRTEALTGNRVVIHTSVKVPAGEDSVNQVWQIGGNVTNGRIGIHPFTPSNLKSTAVLRFSGSDPPASAPGGGASTTPGQAGGPGNAGSMTTRVNFGVSLGVLVLLGSIFIL